One window of the Tubulanus polymorphus chromosome 11, tnTubPoly1.2, whole genome shotgun sequence genome contains the following:
- the LOC141912495 gene encoding dnaJ homolog subfamily C member 5-like isoform X2 encodes MASRRGRTMSTSGLSLYEQLGLQKGATPDEIKKAYRKLALKLHPDKNLDNPDVAEKFKEINYANSVLSDSTKRGIYDQYGSLGLYVAEQFGEENVNTYFVLTSGWCKALFIFCGVITGCYLCCCFCCCCNFCCGKCKPRPPEDDMDQYANLHEEYSSASSPEGETAPVTTQPKATPMPAPSSNVTETTGLNMDGKPTCNEEKW; translated from the exons ATGGCGTCAAGAAGAGGACGCACGATGTC CACATCTGGACTCAGTTTATATGAGCAGTTAGGATTACAAAAAGGAGCGACTCCcgatgaaataaagaaagCGTACAGAAAG TTGGCTTTGAAGCTGCATCCGGATAAGAACTTGGATAATCCTGATGTTGCTGAAAAA ttcAAGGAAATCAACTACGCGAATTCAGTGCTGAGCGACTCGACGAAAAGAGGAATTTACGATCAATACGGTTCACTAGGTTTATACGTGGCTGAACAGTTCGGCGAAGAAAATGTCAACACGTATTTCGTTTTAACGAGTGGTTGGTGTAAG GCGTTGTTCATTTTCTGCGGAGTCATCACCGGTTGTTACCTTTGTTGTtgtttctgttgttgttgtaacTTCTGCTGCGGCAAGTGTAAACCGCGGCCACCCGAGGATGATATGGACCAGTATGCGAACTTACAC GAAGAGTACAGCTCAGCCTCGTCGCCGGAAGGTGAGACCGCACCGGTAACAACGCAACCAAAAGCCACACCTATGCCAGCGCCATCTAGCAACGTAACCGAAACCACTGGATTGAACATGGACGGCAAACCAAC tTGTAACGAAGAGAAATGGTAG
- the LOC141912495 gene encoding dnaJ homolog subfamily C member 5-like isoform X1, whose product MASRRGRTMSTSGLSLYEQLGLQKGATPDEIKKAYRKLALKLHPDKNLDNPDVAEKFKEINYANSVLSDSTKRGIYDQYGSLGLYVAEQFGEENVNTYFVLTSGWCKALFIFCGVITGCYLCCCFCCCCNFCCGKCKPRPPEDDMDQYANLHVSGEEYSSASSPEGETAPVTTQPKATPMPAPSSNVTETTGLNMDGKPTCNEEKW is encoded by the exons ATGGCGTCAAGAAGAGGACGCACGATGTC CACATCTGGACTCAGTTTATATGAGCAGTTAGGATTACAAAAAGGAGCGACTCCcgatgaaataaagaaagCGTACAGAAAG TTGGCTTTGAAGCTGCATCCGGATAAGAACTTGGATAATCCTGATGTTGCTGAAAAA ttcAAGGAAATCAACTACGCGAATTCAGTGCTGAGCGACTCGACGAAAAGAGGAATTTACGATCAATACGGTTCACTAGGTTTATACGTGGCTGAACAGTTCGGCGAAGAAAATGTCAACACGTATTTCGTTTTAACGAGTGGTTGGTGTAAG GCGTTGTTCATTTTCTGCGGAGTCATCACCGGTTGTTACCTTTGTTGTtgtttctgttgttgttgtaacTTCTGCTGCGGCAAGTGTAAACCGCGGCCACCCGAGGATGATATGGACCAGTATGCGAACTTACACGTAAGTGGG GAAGAGTACAGCTCAGCCTCGTCGCCGGAAGGTGAGACCGCACCGGTAACAACGCAACCAAAAGCCACACCTATGCCAGCGCCATCTAGCAACGTAACCGAAACCACTGGATTGAACATGGACGGCAAACCAAC tTGTAACGAAGAGAAATGGTAG
- the LOC141912759 gene encoding uncharacterized protein LOC141912759 codes for MYRIRTGSTRLWLMTVVMFVVVSSIVLMYKRRPVVHDMSRPDVVPIRGELDPKLVVVNDCVTGTAVYKIRPKLKIIPFDVDSSKNSPKKEDDSHRMASFRDVYKNHHWGVQQPGYKGIQGSGQGSSVDFARHMMKVLGGTIDMVKKATGKNKIRFLDIPCGDMVWMQTFLENRNDVIYTGMDIVPELIKSHNTRFANRTDWSFRHQDIVKNPLDGSYDIIHCRHMLQHLTTADALKVLKHFSDSGSRFLLTTTWANTRSNAELSSFEHARFRNLNLEIPPFSLVPPLCIGRDWPKHQFEKQLYAGMWSLPLVQLPASEFGNHAVSYVQSKTNSEFHVFASSYE; via the exons ATGTATAGG ATTCGGACGGGGAGTACTAGATTATGGTTAATGACTGTTGTGATGTTCGTTGTGGTCAGCTCAATTGTCTTGATGTACAAACGGCGACCAGTCGTACATGATATGTCACGCCCTGATGTCGTCCCGATCCGTGGCGAATTGGATCCGAAATTAGTCGTGGTGAACGATTGCGTGACCGGCACCGCTGTTTATAAGATCCGTCCAAAGTTGAAAATAATTCCGTTCGACGTTGATTCGTCGAAGAACAGTCCGAAGAAAGAGGACGACAGTCACAGGATGGCGTCGTTTAGGGATGTGTACAAAAACCATCACTGGGGCGTGCAGCAGCCCGGTTACAAGGGGATACAAGGATCCGGTCAGGGATCGTCGGTCGATTTCGCTCGGCACATGATGAAAGTTTTGGGCGGTACTATAGATATGGTAAAGAAGGCTACcggcaaaaataaaattcgtttTCTCGACATCCCGTGCGGGGACATGGTTTGGATGCAGACGTTTCTGGAGAACAGAAACGACGTTATCTATACAGGAATGGATATCGTACCAGAGTTGATTAAATCGCACAACACCAGGTTCGCAAATAGAACGGATTGGTCGTTTCGACATCAAGATATCGTGAAGAATCCTTTGGACGGCTCTTACGATATAATTCACTGCAGGCACATGCTGCAACATCTGACAACAGCCGACGCCCTGAAAGTTCTAAAACACTTTTCGGACAGCGGAAGTCGCTTTCTGCTCACGACTACGTGGGCCAATACGCGCTCGAATGCCGAACTATCGTCTTTCGAACACGCTCGAtttagaaatttgaatttggaaATACCACCTTTCAGTCTCGTTCCGCCGCTGTGTATTGGCAGAGATTGGCCGAAACATCAGTTCGAGAAACAGCTATACGCCGGGATGTGGTCGCTTCCACTGGTGCAGTTACCAGCTAGCGAGTTCGGCAATCACGCCGTGAGTTACGTTCAGTCTAAAACCAACAGCGAGTTCCACGTTTTTGCGTCATCTTACGAATGA
- the LOC141913054 gene encoding monocarboxylate transporter 13-like, which produces MLFSDLNTDAIIGWVVVFCTTLINIPVAGFLQSFGVFVKRFDDLFCPGDCLQLLGWMAALPYALNLLMTPIVIRTQKKMGDRWPFIIGILICTVSLVSTSYLHGLSWMFFTYCVLYGIGSSFVMYIPFGVIESYFPETHPHHVLATSFVTIGPPIGVLVVNPVAVYLDQHETADWRDTYRIFAVIIGVVGILPAIIMRRSGGKKQRDYEDLDGEASAQKKNPTCLENIGNYVNSLSGLTSPWILAILLISYGIFIPKIHFIKYMGTLGIDDKTASMVLSYEGIAETLATFVVSILGTLMSSKLLWFYIFGAGTLAVANGLLSLASQLYQVTIYCIVHGAMDGFLMTLTYPVISSVVEMNEHKPYVYGMTQFAIGMGQLIGLPMTGMMYDQLKSYRPTFIVASVLFLIALILIVIVFIGYLVKRRQQTTTSGADPESPTANTAPADAGEKQNDDIETNDQSQTDKTETDSVVTTLESES; this is translated from the exons ATGCTGTTTAGCGACCTGAACACGGACGCCATCATCGGCTGGGTGGTCGTGTTCTGTACGACTCTGATCAACATCCCAGTCGCCGGGTTCCTGCAAAGTTTCGGCGTGTTCGTCAAACGTTTTGATGATCTATTCTGCCCGGGGGATTGCCTACAACTTTTAG GATGGATGGCCGCTCTACCGTACGCGCTGAATCTGCTGATGACACCGATCGTGATTCGAACCCAGAAGAAAATGGGCGACCGATGGCCGTTCATTATCGGCATACTGATATGCACGGTTAGCCTCGTGTCGACGTCATACCTGCACGGGTTGAGTTGGATGTTTTTCACTTATTGCGTTCTGTACGGCATCGGTTCCAGTTTCGTGATGTACATTCCGTTCGGTGTCATCGAGAGCTACTTCCCCGAAACTCACCCGCATCACGTGCTGGCCACGAGTTTCGTGACAATCGGTCCTCCGATAG GGGTGTTGGTCGTGAACCCAGTCGCCGTGTATCTCGACCAACACGAGACGGCCGACTGGCGCGACACCTACCGCATATTCGCGGTGATCATCGGCGTCGTCGGTATCTTGCCGGCGATCATAATGCGCCGCTCTGGCGGCAAAAAACAGCGCGACTACGAAGATCTCGACGGCGAAGCGTCTGCCCAGAAAAAGAATCCAACGTGCCTTGAGAACATCGGAAATTATGTGAACTCACTCAGTGGTCTGACATCGCCTTGGATACTCGCCATTTTGTTGATTAGCTACGGTATATTCATACCGAAAATACATTTT ataaaataCATGGGAACATTGGGGATCGACGATAAAACAGCTTCAATGGTTCTCAGTTACGAAGGAATAGCTGAAACCCTAGCTACTTTTGTTGTTTCTATATTAG GTACATTGATGTCATcgaaattattgtggttttatatATTTGGAGCTGGAACACTTGCTGTGGCTAACGGTTTACTCAGTCTGGCGAGTCAACTTTATCAAGTTACTATTTATTGCATCG TTCACGGAGCTATGGACGGTTTTCTTATGACTCTCACCTATCCTGTTATATCTTCGGTCGTGGAGATGAACGAACACAAACCCTACGTTTACGGAATGACTCAATTCGCTATCGGAATGGGTCAGCTAATCGGCTTACCAATGACGG gtATGATGTACGACCAGCTGAAATCTTACCGTCCAACTTTCATCGTGGCTTCCGTGTTGTTCCTCATCGCTCTAATCCTAATCGTCATCGTCTTCATCGGATATCTGGTCAAACGGCGACAACAAACAACGACTTCCGGCGCCGACCCGGAATCGCCGACCGCTAATACAGCACCCGCAGACGCTGGCGAAAAACAAAACGACGACATCGAAACAAATGACCAATCGCAGACGGACAAGACCGAGACCGATTCGGTAGTTACAACTCTTGAAAGTGAATCATAG
- the LOC141912770 gene encoding uncharacterized protein LOC141912770 yields the protein MGNNLGPGEHSPEFEFSSRTRAPPAPPAPPAYKIPSNLVLPSEIPTKPLKRVQKPRTISEADGWMTDEELQNVYDGKNIDAYRDVYFQKVYQTYRQNGGEPQADVKFAADSTGISRNANGAIRARGEANVAGRKKYRAPPPPSGKSPAPKRPPPPRANSRTYENPTLLKENVATSSNLKNVERLKDYGYETPNRDYFRPETAHNRSDIRQNVQPVPRPPPLDGPTAAQLQNHNVFQSPQSFTVNNESPKINSTTNKSRDSRKLSADLQSEILEAVKTRSRRPSVVVAPKPKVSTDPHDLFREELAQACRGKDKRKSSDQIDDHVKLFKNKTLIEKLETVKQQLAEIKGKRAEKSSEKTPGDIHDANNVEMNGKHEQRKQNLISETPKDAEVTSSKTSSADNGELGTVINLIDIAKPAAKPTVTDHRDEPDNDWTPDDVLQKLDDDISYGEERADYERYSQPHTPRSNSVEEVMYTPGVKIKTAEASFGSLRHCRSKSQESMVSEGGASTTSKRKSSVSKAASSLRALKRSVKNAFNSLGKGTLGSKERRSVRGVFSSGDGSDSESRSRRVQFATPHDHRYHPHSDVDNYYYNHRAIPAHVPGVMIDKIYKSIPVHLANEGQVIYGQPPRPVMYPMTSDYPYEYFLPPAAAVQYGHRPYVNANRQFIMPAEDGGRSDRHRRRHRRKPDDQEIYHRKMKSRSDPNYVHNWNSLKHDIQYDRGFPSSRISSFSSGSEEYEEYLTDRAGAEWVDDSEPDYLRATDTRRQQNTPVSSRRAKHQQHSAPDGHYIRNQRRKYRQRTISADENKNLPRTPNLSRSVPETLHIEPELAVPQKEPRSADPVTGNNRSTVFAYSNSLMRAMANNDKPVLQVLPTNLTIESTNNVNIEPALAPARDANTFREYLSNGQVLPPADYAAANTRQIAAGNGNLYSKNYRPIRYSPPISQHNIKQEPWNEDLVAL from the exons ATGGGCAACAACCTCGGACCAGGAGAGCACAGTCCCGAGTTTGAATTCTCCAGCAGGACGCGGGCTCCTCCGGCCCCGCCCGCTCCACCCGCCTACAAGATTCCCAGCAATCTCGTTTTGCCGAGCGAGATACCGACGAAACCGCTGAAACGCGTGCAAAAACCGAGGACGATCAGCGAGGCGGACGGCTGGATGACCGACGAAGAGCTACAAAACGTGTACGATGGCAAGAATATAGATGCCTACAGGGACGTATACTTCCAGAAGGTTTATCAGACCTACCGGCAAAATGGCGGTGAACCGCAAGCTGACGTTAAGTTCGCCGCCGATTCGACGGGTATTTCGAGAAACGCGAATGGCGCGATAAGAGCGAGGGGTGAAGCGAATGTCGCTGGCAGAAAGAAATATCGGGCACCCCCTCCACCTAGCGGTAAAAGCCCCGCTCCCAAGCGACCACCCCCTCCGCGGGCTAATAGTCGAACGTATGAAAATCCGACGCTACTGAAAGAAAACGTCGCTACTTCgtcgaatttgaaaaatgttgaacGGTTAAAAGACTACGGATACGAAACACCGAATAGAGATTACTTTCGACCAGAGACTGCGCATAATCGATCTGATATACGGCAGAATGTCCAACCTGTACCGAGGCCTCCGCCTTTGGATGGGCCTACAGCGGcgcaattacaaaatcataacgTTTTTCAATCACCGCAAAGCTTTACCGTCAACAACGAAAGCCCGAAAATAAATTCGACGACGAATAAATCGCGCGATTCGCGAAAATTAAGCGCGGATTTACAATCGGAGATACTCGAAGCGGTGAAGACACGAAGCAGACGACCATCGGTTGTAGTCGCTCCGAAACCGAAGGTATCCACCGATCCGCACGATCTGTTCCGTGAGGAGCTGGCGCAGGCCTGCCGCGGAAAAGATAAACGCAAAAGCAGCGACCAAATCGACGACCACGTTAAATtgttcaaaaacaaaacattgatCGAAAAACTCGAGACGGTGAAGCAACAACTCGCCGAAATAAAAGGGAAACGCGCCGAAAAATCGTCCGAAAAAACGCCAGGAGATATTCACGATGCCAATAACGTAGAAATGAACGGAAAGCATGAACAACGAAAGCAGAATCTGATTTCGGAAACGCCAAAAGATGCGGAGGTGACATCATCCAAAACCAGCAGCGCAGACAACGGGGAATTAGGCACGGTTATCAATTTGATAGACATTGCGAAACCAGCCGCGAAGCCAACAGTAACCGATCATCGAGATGAACCAGACAACGACTGGACACCGGATGACGTACTTCAGAAACTCGATGATGATATATCGTACGGCGAAGAAAGGGCGGATTATGAAAGATACAGTCAACCGCATACACCACGCTCCAATTCCGTCGAAGAA GTAATGTACACTCCCGGTGTTAAGATAAAGACCGCAGAGGCTAGTTTCGGCAGTTTACGTCATTGTCGCAGTAAAAGCCAAGAAAGCATGGTTTCGGAGGGCGGCGCTTCGACGACCAGCAAACGGAAATCCAGCGTCTCGAAAGCCGCTTCGAGTCTCCGCGCGTTGAAACGGTCGGTGAAGAACGCGTTCAACTCCCTCGGTAAAGGAACTCTCGGCTCGAAAGAGAGGAGATCGGTACGCGGGGTTTTTAGCAGCGGCGACGGTAGCGACAGCGAGAGCCGGAGTCGAAGAGTCCAGTTCGCGACGCCTCACGACCATCGCTATCACCCGCATTCAGACGTGGACAACTACTACTACAACCACAGAGCAATTCCCGCTCATGTACCGGGCGTCATGATCGACAAGATATACAAATCCATACCGGTTCATTTGGCCAACGAAGGTCAAGTGATTTACGGGCAACCTCCGCGACCGGTTATGTACCCGATGACCTCGGATTATCCGTACGAATATTTCCTACCGCCCGCTGCGGCTGTACAGTACGGGCACAGACCGTACGTGAACGCGAATCGACAGTTCATAATGCCCGCTGAAGACGGTGGCAGGTCCGACCGTCATAGGAGGCGCCACCGACGAAAACCCGACGATCAAGAAATTTATCACCGTAAGATGAAAAGTCGCAGCGATCCGAATTACGTGCACAACTGGAACTCACTGAAACACGATATACAATACGATAGAGGATTTCCTTCTAGTAGAATTTCATCGTTCTCGTCCGGTTCCGAAGAGTACGAGGAATACTTGACCGACCGCGCAGGCGCCGAGTGGGTCGACGATTCGGAACCGGATTATTTGAGGGCGACCGACACTAGACGACAGCAAAACACACCCGTCTCAAGCCGCCGCGCTAAACACCAGCAACACTCCGCTCCCGATGGCCATTACATACGAAATCAAAGAAGAAAGTACAGACAACGAACTATAAGCGCGGATGAGAATAAGAATTTGCCGCGAACTCCAAACCTGTCTCGATCGGTACCCGAAACCCTGCATATTGAGCCAGAATTGGCCGTACCGCAAAAAGAGCCGCGGTCAGCCGACCCGGTTACTGGTAACAACAGATCCACCGTGTTTGCCTATTCGAACTCGTTAATGAGAGCAATGGCGAACAACGATAAACCCGTGTTACAGGTTCTACCGACGAATCTAACCATCGAATCGACGAACAACGTCAACATCGAACCGGCATTGGCGCCTGCGAGGGATGCGAACACTTTCAGGGAATATCTATCTAACGGCCAAGTGTTGCCTCCCGCCGACTACGCAGCCGCAAATACAAGACAGATCGCCGCTGGTAATGGTAACCTGTACAGTAAGAACTATCGCCCGATAAGATACAGTCCACCAATATCACAACATAACATCAAACAAGAACCATG GAATGAAGATCTCGTGGCATTGTAG